The Punica granatum isolate Tunisia-2019 chromosome 4, ASM765513v2, whole genome shotgun sequence sequence ACTTTGGGCTGGATGTAAGCGGTATAATTCTTGGTAATTCGATCATGAACATTAGTGTATTTCTTTGAAATGATTTGAGGGATACTTGGAAGAATAGTTCGAGGGAGATTTTGTAAACTACCAATTGATATAGGGAGTTATTGTAATTTAATGACAAccgaataaaataaaataaaaataggaaTTTCCATGGCGTGCACTGTCCCAATATAAAAGAATTTgcaggaaaataattttttaaaaaaggaagaaatgcCACGTGGAAAAAGAGGAGGCCCTCTcctgcccttttctttttccaacaTAAAATACGGCGGGGACTTGAACCAATTCAGAAGGCACctcttccttctccttcctcttcgTTCCACCGctatcatctctctctctctctgtctgtcACGACTCCAATGGCGGCAGTCTGCTCGATGGAAGATTTCCTCAAGCAGTGCGAGCAGTCCGGCGACGCCGCGTACGGCGCCTTCCGGTCTGTCCTCGAGAGGCTCGAGGACCCGACGACCCGAGCTCAGGCTCGGATCTTCCTCTCCGCTCTACAGAAGCGGTTCGGCAACGAGGAGGCCTCCGAGAAATGCCTCGAGAAGTTCCATTTCCGGATCGAGGACATTGTCCTGGACCAGTACGAAGGTACCTTACTTTGCTGCCGATATATATACTCTGTCGCTCAGCGCTTACAGCAAAAACGATATTGTCCGAATCATTACTTGCTAGTGCATGATTTAGCTATGCATTACGAAGCTTCTCTCTCCACGCCCCGTTACCTTCAAGTGTCTTCGCTGCAGCTGCATACCTTGACTAGTTTTCACGTATGTGTGGATTTCTATGAATGTGTAAGCGAGAGCGTCTGAGCTGCAAATAGTTCGTGTGAATTCTCATTGCTCTAGACTCTGAATGGATGCGATTAAACGCTTCACTGTCAGTGATTCAGCGGTCTCAGGAGCGTCTTTGATCCTTAAGAATGTTGAAGTGTACGCTGAAATAGCTTGTGGATTGATGGATTCATTGATAAATCTGGTCTTTAGTCTGAGTTGATGGTCTCTTTGACTTTGTTCCTTCATGTTACTGTTTTCTGCGAAATAGAATAGcgtgtttttttgtttttccaatTCCCAAGTCACCAACCAAACCAGTGTCTCAGATTCCGTTCTTCaatatttgtctttttcctctGTCTGCCTTTCGATTTCCAAGAAAACTGAGTGACGAGGTcagcatttttttaatttatatattatattatattatattatattacaaaaaaaaatcataactttttaatgaataaatcATAGAATAGTTGGACAGATTGTGCGTCGTATACATAATAAATTGCCGTGTCTTTGTTGCATTGGCTGTTCTCCATGTTTCCAGTTCTACCCGGAAACGAACTGAGGAAAGTAAAACTACAGCTTTAGACTATAACGGGAGATATTCATATTGATATATCCTGAATACTTGAGCTGCGCATCTGGATTAAATCTCCATATTAATAACAGAAACATAAGAAAAGATATATTCAATGAAAACATTACCATCTATGTAAGCAGCACTCGAAATGGTTAGGACAATCACTGATTAAAGCGAAAATAATGGAGGGACTAATCTACTTGAACAAGTTAGAGGGCGTCTTTGATGTGAATGTAGAGCAGAATCCCCATGCCTGTGCGGGAAACAACCTTTAGTATTGCAGCATCCATCTGATAGTATTTGTCATGTTTCTTTTGTAGCTAGCCACAGTGGAAATGGAACAGATCTTTTGGGTAAGCAATTCCTTGAAACACATTGAGGTCTCCACGAACTCTAATCATACATTTAAACTGACAATTGAAGTATTGATGTTGATAATTGAAAAACCAAAGAAAAAGGGTACCGTGCAAGTATTCCATGCGAGTATGATTAATCCGCCAAAGCCTTCTAATTTGATGTGCTCTTCTTCTCGAGTGGTCAATCATCCAATTTCTCTACAATATCAGTAGCTAAAAACAGGATGCAAGGCAAGCGGATTTTGGCCTATGGCACTGCTGCTGAAGAGAGGCCTCTTAATGAACCTCCAATACTGAACTGAACATATGTAGTCTGCTGCATGCTTTAAAACATCGTCTCCCTTCGACATCATTTCATTACTTTTAATTGTAGACTAAGTTTCCTACTTATTATACGCACTCATGCGATTCACatttatatagaaaattaggtgtttataatattttactgTTTCTTAGAAGATCTTGGTGAGTTTCATGACATCAGTGGCatcaataaatttttgtaGCGTGTGTTCTTGACTATCTAGAACTTCTGATTCGTGTAACAGATCTATCTTTCTACTTTTACATTAATGTTGAATAATCATCATCGTGGTTTTTCTTCTGAATGCTTGTTGCTTTAGCCACTGGCATACTAAACGACAATTGCAGGCTATCAAAAGCGGAAAAAGCTGACGATGATGGTAATACCAAGCATTTTCATCCCTGAGGACTGGTCATTCACCTTTTACGAAGGATTAAACCGAAATCCTGACTCAATCTTCAAGGACAAAACCGTAGCAGAGCTTGGATGTGGCAACGGATGGATAACTATTGCCATTGCTGCGAAATGGTTGCCGTCGAAGGTGGTTGATTCTCTCTTTTGGAAACACTGAAATCAGGAAATCTTTTATGACACCAATATCATCAGACTAAGATGATTAGTATAATCTTAGTTAGAAACAGCGGAGAACTTACTTTGCTAGTCCTCATGATCTCAATGTGTGTTGCAGCACTTAATTGAGAATTGTATTAACCTTCAATCCATTTTAGGGCCAATCTTTTCTGGCCCGTAATAATGGTTAGATTCAATTGGTCATTCTCACTGCTTCAACTAATGATTCCTGAGCAGGTATATGGCCTTGACATTAATCCTAGAGCTGTCAAGATTTCTTGGATAAACTTGTACATGAATGCACTGGACGAAGAGGGCCTACCCATACACGATGAAGAGGGGAAGACTTTGCTGGACAGGGTGGAGTTTCATGAATCTGACCTTCTGGCATATTGTCGAGATCGCAATATTAAACTAGAAAGAATAGTTGGATGCATCCCGCAGGTACTTTTCACAACTGATATTTGCATGTGTATTAGATACCAAATTTGTTGCCATAGAACTTGGCATTTTCCCTTTCGAAAAAAACCATTTGATGAAAAATGCTTGAATCTTTTTGCCATGCAGATTCTTAATCCCAACCCAGATGCGATGTCTAAGTTGATAACAGAAAATGCAAGCGAGGAATTCCTACATTCACTGAGTAACTATTGTGCACTTCAGGTTTGAAAGAAGCCAAAACTCCCCAccctctccttcttccttctttgttcttcttctGGTCTATGAGATTACCTAGTTGGGTAGACAAAACAATGTAGCcaagaaaatatcaatttcCCCTTTAAATGATGAATATATGTGTGGGTTAACCTAGTTCTCACATTGAGCAACGGATCAGAATCCAGTGGTTGATGTTagtcaattttaattaaattttcaggCATAGTCTAAGGGCGTTTTTGTGATATAGGGGTTTGTAGAGGATCAGTTTGGCTTAGGGCTAATCGCCAGGGCTGTCGAGGAAGGAATTGCTGTCATCCAACCAATGGGTATCATGATCTTCAACATGGGAGGTCGTCCAGGACAGGGCGTTTGTAGACGTTTGTTTGAGCGTCGTGGGGTTCGAGTTACAAAATTATGGCAAACCAAAATCTTACAGGCAAGTCACGCAAATGTTTTACCAGGATACTCTTCAGATTCATAACTTATTCTTGCAATACATTTTTGCAGGCTGCTGACACAGATATTTCAGCCTTAGTCGAAATTGAGAAGAATAGTCCACATCGTTTTGAGTTCTTTATGGGGCTAGCAAGTGATCAGCCTATTTGTGCTCGGACTGCATGGGCTTATGGAAAGGCTGGTGGTCGTATTTCTCATGCATTATCAGTATATAGTTGTCAACTTCGTCAACCGAATCAGGTATGCTTGGTTCGAACTCTTACGTGGTGCAAATTCATGAAGAGATGAATCAGTGCATCACCCAACCGGTGCCCATTTGTGACATAGTTTCATTTGATGTTATTTAGAAccaaataataatgatttggTTGAACTTCCAGGTGAAGAcgatttttgaatttctgaaGAACGGGTTCCACGATGTCAGCAGCTCTTTAGATTTATCATTTGAAGATGACTCTGTTGCTGACGAGAAGATACCTTTCCTAGCTTATCTTGCCAGTGTTCTAAAAGAAACTTCAACCTTCCCCTATGAGCCGCCAGCTGGAAGCAGGAGATTCCGTAGTCTTATTGCAGACTTCATGAGAACTTACCATCACGTTCCGCTACGTGCTGATGTAAGCAAACAACGCATTTTAGCCGTATTTTGCTCTGTTGCCTCTATATTCCTGACATTTTCTTATGAGCGGAAGTCTATATAGCGTGTAGTTATGAGCATGCATAGGTTCAGTTGATCTCTGTTCTTTAAGTAGATACAGCTTCTTGTCCTTAAAAAACAGCAAGAATAAAAGTAATTGGGGCTGGTGAATATCTTTTTGTTGTAGCTTCTAATGCCAAAAAAGGCTATGCaagataattaatttactttCCTCATATTGTGGCAGTACTTTGTTATTTTGTCTGTCGTCTTCGAAAATTCCTTATACTTTCTATCTCTCTGTTTTGGCACAAGAATGTTGTTGTCTTTCCTTCAAGAGCCGCGGCAATTGAAAATGCTCTTAGATTGTTCTCGCCTCGACTTGCAATTGTTGATCAACATCTAACACATCATCTACCAAGGAACTGGCTGACATCTTTGGCAATTGAGGTATGTCCTAATGTGATGCCCATGTACCTTGACCTTTACTGTACTCGTTGTTAAGATTTTAGATGATTATTGAAAATGCAGTTGACTGTTGGAGCTGAAATTTTGCACCCGACTCATCGATCCTAGTGTATATCTTTTTGAATATAAATACATTTATAAGCATGCAAACTCATAATTGTGGTGCACATTGTGGACGCCCTCAACTATTGTCTGATGCTAACGGGAGTTTTCTGTCCGCTATAAATTTTTCAGGATAGCTTTATTTGGAAAAAGGCCTTGGAAAATATTGTCCCATCAAATGTAAAAGTATGTCCATTATAGACAAAGCTGTTCGTTGAAGTTTCTCTTCATTTGGTGTGTTTCAACTTTCATGTCtctatgaaaaagaaaaaagaaaaaaaaggtcgAGATTTCCTCTTTGGAGCAGATCTGCCGTTTTCTGGGAAAAAGTTTCCACGTTGGAGATTTTTTGTCGAGCATGCACATAAGTGGCTTGCATGATAAGAAAAGACTTACCGAAATACCTGCTACTGTGGTTTCCATAATCCCTTAATATTCTTTCCTAACAGAAATCTTCTTTTGTAGACTGCTGATAATACTTCAGACGATGTACTTACAGTCATCGAAGCACCATGCCAGTCAGATTTGATGATAGAGCTGATAAAGAAGTTAAAACCACAAGTAGTCATCACTGGGTTGGCTCAGTATGAGGCTGTTACCACTTCAGCATTCCAGCACCTTTTAGATGTTACTAGTGACATCCAATCACGTCTTTTCATAGACATATCTGATCATTTTGAGTTGTCCAGTCTTCCTGGCACCAATGGAGTCTTAAAATATCTTGCAGCAAATCCTCTGCCGGCACATGCAGCAGTTCTATGTGGTCTCCTGAAGAATCAGGTGCTTTTATCGTTCTCCTAAATGGATCTGTTTGATCTTCTATCGAGTGCCAATTTACCTTACTGATGGAGACTAAGCACCTCATCTCAGGTATATTCGGACTTGGAAGTAGCTTTTGTAATATCAGAAGAGGAGGCCGTTTTTAAGGCACTCTCTAAAACTGTGGAACTTCTCCAAGGGAACACTGCTCCCATCAGTCAAAACTATTACGGCTGTCTCTTCCATGAACTTTTAGCTTTCCAGCTTGCTGACCGGCGTCGACGGTGCGAGGTTTGTTGCTTCTTTAGTATATCATGGCCACATTAATATAGGAAGACAAAATTATGTGATTACTGGAGccgaattttcattttgaagtGCCTTTTTAACTTGTCCATGCAGAGGGCAAATCAGACGGTGAAATCAACTGATACAATCGATCTCACAAATTCAGC is a genomic window containing:
- the LOC116203904 gene encoding methionine S-methyltransferase isoform X1 translates to MAAVCSMEDFLKQCEQSGDAAYGAFRSVLERLEDPTTRAQARIFLSALQKRFGNEEASEKCLEKFHFRIEDIVLDQYEASHSGNGTDLLGYQKRKKLTMMVIPSIFIPEDWSFTFYEGLNRNPDSIFKDKTVAELGCGNGWITIAIAAKWLPSKVYGLDINPRAVKISWINLYMNALDEEGLPIHDEEGKTLLDRVEFHESDLLAYCRDRNIKLERIVGCIPQILNPNPDAMSKLITENASEEFLHSLSNYCALQGFVEDQFGLGLIARAVEEGIAVIQPMGIMIFNMGGRPGQGVCRRLFERRGVRVTKLWQTKILQAADTDISALVEIEKNSPHRFEFFMGLASDQPICARTAWAYGKAGGRISHALSVYSCQLRQPNQVKTIFEFLKNGFHDVSSSLDLSFEDDSVADEKIPFLAYLASVLKETSTFPYEPPAGSRRFRSLIADFMRTYHHVPLRADNVVVFPSRAAAIENALRLFSPRLAIVDQHLTHHLPRNWLTSLAIEDSFIWKKALENIVPSNVKTADNTSDDVLTVIEAPCQSDLMIELIKKLKPQVVITGLAQYEAVTTSAFQHLLDVTSDIQSRLFIDISDHFELSSLPGTNGVLKYLAANPLPAHAAVLCGLLKNQVYSDLEVAFVISEEEAVFKALSKTVELLQGNTAPISQNYYGCLFHELLAFQLADRRRRCERANQTVKSTDTIDLTNSAISVLNGAELSIDGPENSSLIHMDVDKSFLPIPHPVKAAIFESFARQNIAEAESDVTSSIRQFVKSNYRFPEDNTTEIICADSSLALFNKLVVCCIQEGGTLYFPEGTNGNYVSAAKLLKASISTVPTESGDGFKLAEKSLSKALETAKKPWVYISGPTINPTGLIYTDQEMRSVLSTCRKFGAKVIIDTSFSGLEFNREASCCWDLASSLSDLSGPPLGAFLLGELSPKMLSGALNLGFLVFNQSTLVEPLSSFTGLNKPHGTVKYAIKKLLGMKEEKTGDLMEATAEHVKILEGRSKRLKEVLEKNGWDVLAPSAGISMVAKPSAYLGKSVSIRIPPKDGAAKEDAEQNIKIDDSYIRGAIYGATGLCINSSQWTGIPGYCRFTIAVEDREFEQALECIAKFKGLVS
- the LOC116203904 gene encoding methionine S-methyltransferase isoform X3 codes for the protein MAAVCSMEDFLKQCEQSGDAAYGAFRSVLERLEDPTTRAQARIFLSALQKRFGNEEASEKCLEKFHFRIEDIVLDQYEASHSGNGTDLLGYQKRKKLTMMVIPSIFIPEDWSFTFYEGLNRNPDSIFKDKTVAELGCGNGWITIAIAAKWLPSKVYGLDINPRAVKISWINLYMNALDEEGLPIHDEEGKTLLDRVEFHESDLLAYCRDRNIKLERIVGCIPQILNPNPDAMSKLITENASEEFLHSLSNYCALQGFVEDQFGLGLIARAVEEGIAVIQPMGIMIFNMGGRPGQGVCRRLFERRGVRVTKLWQTKILQAADTDISALVEIEKNSPHRFEFFMGLASDQPICARTAWAYGKAGGRISHALSVYSCQLRQPNQVKTIFEFLKNGFHDVSSSLDLSFEDDSVADEKIPFLAYLASVLKETSTFPYEPPAGSRRFRSLIADFMRTYHHVPLRADNVVVFPSRAAAIENALRLFSPRLAIVDQHLTHHLPRNWLTSLAIETADNTSDDVLTVIEAPCQSDLMIELIKKLKPQVVITGLAQYEAVTTSAFQHLLDVTSDIQSRLFIDISDHFELSSLPGTNGVLKYLAANPLPAHAAVLCGLLKNQVYSDLEVAFVISEEEAVFKALSKTVELLQGNTAPISQNYYGCLFHELLAFQLADRRRRCERANQTVKSTDTIDLTNSAISVLNGAELSIDGPENSSLIHMDVDKSFLPIPHPVKAAIFESFARQNIAEAESDVTSSIRQFVKSNYRFPEDNTTEIICADSSLALFNKLVVCCIQEGGTLYFPEGTNGNYVSAAKLLKASISTVPTESGDGFKLAEKSLSKALETAKKPWVYISGPTINPTGLIYTDQEMRSVLSTCRKFGAKVIIDTSFSGLEFNREASCCWDLASSLSDLSGPPLGAFLLGELSPKMLSGALNLGFLVFNQSTLVEPLSSFTGLNKPHGTVKYAIKKLLGMKEEKTGDLMEATAEHVKILEGRSKRLKEVLEKNGWDVLAPSAGISMVAKPSAYLGKSVSIRIPPKDGAAKEDAEQNIKIDDSYIRGAIYGATGLCINSSQWTGIPGYCRFTIAVEDREFEQALECIAKFKGLVS
- the LOC116203904 gene encoding methionine S-methyltransferase isoform X2, giving the protein MAAVCSMEDFLKQCEQSGDAAYGAFRSVLERLEDPTTRAQARIFLSALQKRFGNEEASEKCLEKFHFRIEDIVLDQYEGYQKRKKLTMMVIPSIFIPEDWSFTFYEGLNRNPDSIFKDKTVAELGCGNGWITIAIAAKWLPSKVYGLDINPRAVKISWINLYMNALDEEGLPIHDEEGKTLLDRVEFHESDLLAYCRDRNIKLERIVGCIPQILNPNPDAMSKLITENASEEFLHSLSNYCALQGFVEDQFGLGLIARAVEEGIAVIQPMGIMIFNMGGRPGQGVCRRLFERRGVRVTKLWQTKILQAADTDISALVEIEKNSPHRFEFFMGLASDQPICARTAWAYGKAGGRISHALSVYSCQLRQPNQVKTIFEFLKNGFHDVSSSLDLSFEDDSVADEKIPFLAYLASVLKETSTFPYEPPAGSRRFRSLIADFMRTYHHVPLRADNVVVFPSRAAAIENALRLFSPRLAIVDQHLTHHLPRNWLTSLAIEDSFIWKKALENIVPSNVKTADNTSDDVLTVIEAPCQSDLMIELIKKLKPQVVITGLAQYEAVTTSAFQHLLDVTSDIQSRLFIDISDHFELSSLPGTNGVLKYLAANPLPAHAAVLCGLLKNQVYSDLEVAFVISEEEAVFKALSKTVELLQGNTAPISQNYYGCLFHELLAFQLADRRRRCERANQTVKSTDTIDLTNSAISVLNGAELSIDGPENSSLIHMDVDKSFLPIPHPVKAAIFESFARQNIAEAESDVTSSIRQFVKSNYRFPEDNTTEIICADSSLALFNKLVVCCIQEGGTLYFPEGTNGNYVSAAKLLKASISTVPTESGDGFKLAEKSLSKALETAKKPWVYISGPTINPTGLIYTDQEMRSVLSTCRKFGAKVIIDTSFSGLEFNREASCCWDLASSLSDLSGPPLGAFLLGELSPKMLSGALNLGFLVFNQSTLVEPLSSFTGLNKPHGTVKYAIKKLLGMKEEKTGDLMEATAEHVKILEGRSKRLKEVLEKNGWDVLAPSAGISMVAKPSAYLGKSVSIRIPPKDGAAKEDAEQNIKIDDSYIRGAIYGATGLCINSSQWTGIPGYCRFTIAVEDREFEQALECIAKFKGLVS
- the LOC116203904 gene encoding methionine S-methyltransferase isoform X4, whose protein sequence is MAAVCSMEDFLKQCEQSGDAAYGAFRSVLERLEDPTTRAQARIFLSALQKRFGNEEASEKCLEKFHFRIEDIVLDQYEGYQKRKKLTMMVIPSIFIPEDWSFTFYEGLNRNPDSIFKDKTVAELGCGNGWITIAIAAKWLPSKVYGLDINPRAVKISWINLYMNALDEEGLPIHDEEGKTLLDRVEFHESDLLAYCRDRNIKLERIVGCIPQILNPNPDAMSKLITENASEEFLHSLSNYCALQGFVEDQFGLGLIARAVEEGIAVIQPMGIMIFNMGGRPGQGVCRRLFERRGVRVTKLWQTKILQAADTDISALVEIEKNSPHRFEFFMGLASDQPICARTAWAYGKAGGRISHALSVYSCQLRQPNQVKTIFEFLKNGFHDVSSSLDLSFEDDSVADEKIPFLAYLASVLKETSTFPYEPPAGSRRFRSLIADFMRTYHHVPLRADNVVVFPSRAAAIENALRLFSPRLAIVDQHLTHHLPRNWLTSLAIETADNTSDDVLTVIEAPCQSDLMIELIKKLKPQVVITGLAQYEAVTTSAFQHLLDVTSDIQSRLFIDISDHFELSSLPGTNGVLKYLAANPLPAHAAVLCGLLKNQVYSDLEVAFVISEEEAVFKALSKTVELLQGNTAPISQNYYGCLFHELLAFQLADRRRRCERANQTVKSTDTIDLTNSAISVLNGAELSIDGPENSSLIHMDVDKSFLPIPHPVKAAIFESFARQNIAEAESDVTSSIRQFVKSNYRFPEDNTTEIICADSSLALFNKLVVCCIQEGGTLYFPEGTNGNYVSAAKLLKASISTVPTESGDGFKLAEKSLSKALETAKKPWVYISGPTINPTGLIYTDQEMRSVLSTCRKFGAKVIIDTSFSGLEFNREASCCWDLASSLSDLSGPPLGAFLLGELSPKMLSGALNLGFLVFNQSTLVEPLSSFTGLNKPHGTVKYAIKKLLGMKEEKTGDLMEATAEHVKILEGRSKRLKEVLEKNGWDVLAPSAGISMVAKPSAYLGKSVSIRIPPKDGAAKEDAEQNIKIDDSYIRGAIYGATGLCINSSQWTGIPGYCRFTIAVEDREFEQALECIAKFKGLVS